The DNA region TCGTTCTTGCCTGTTCCTCAATGAGTTGGTGGATGCAACTGTCTTTCGGATACGGAACTGCTGTCTCATTCTGCGTCACCACCAGCAGATGACTCTCCTCGGGAGATAGGAGATCAATTGAACCGACTACCTGACCGCTGTCAGCTACCATGCGCCCAAGTATTGTGTAGAGATAGGCAGCGTGACGCTTCATCGTCAATTCGTCAAACAGTAACGTGGAGTACCTCAGGGTGCCGACAACTTCGTCGCCTTCCTCGCTGATATCAAGTTCTAGATCGAATTTGGCCGTGTAGGCCGAAAGATCATCAACTTGTAGCTCCAAATTCGGAATCGAAAGGAGGCTGCCTGGTTCCTCTTGCGAAACGAGCATCACCTGGAAGATGGGGGCGCGGTCGAGCCTGCGCGGAGGATTGATGATCTCTACAACCTGCTCGAACGGCAGGTCCTGATGATCCTGGGCCTCCAGTGTTGCAGTGCGAACCCTGAGTAAAAGCTGTTCGACGGTTGGATTCCCACTCAGATCGATGCGCAGCGCCAGTGTGTTCACGAAGAAGCCGATCAAGTTCTCGACCTGAACGTGCCTGCGATTTGCTACCGGCGTACCGATGACCAGATCATCCTGGCCCGAGAGGCGGGAGAGCACCGCAGCCCATGCTGTCAGCAGCGTCATGAACAAGGTCGCACCGTGTTTCGCGCTCAGCGCCTTCAGGGCCTTGGTCAGCTCGGCATCAATCCGGACTGTTAGCTGTGCCCCTGCGAAACTCTGTTGCGGCGGCCGGGGGCGATCAGTGGGCAGCTCAAGCAGCGGGGGTGCATCAGAAAGCGTCTTTTTCCAGTAGGTGACCTGTTTCTCCAGTCGCTTTCCTGCGAGCCACTTGCGTTGCCAGGCTGCGTAGTCCGGGTACTGGATCTCCAACGGCGACAGCGGGTCGGGCTTGCCATTCAAATAGGCGGTATAGAGCGTGCTCAGTTCACGGCAGAAGATGCCTAATGACCAACCATCAGAAACGATATGGTGCTGCACCAGAATCAATACGTGCTCCCGATCCCCAAGGCGAACGAGACAGGCACGCACCATGGGGCCGCGGGATAGATCGAAAGGAGTGTCGATCTGTTCTCGGCATAATGCCTCCAGCCGGCGTTTCATGTTGGTCGCTGTCCGGAGATCAATTTGTATGAAAGGAACACTCGCCTTGTTCGACAATAAAAACACTTCCGGATGACCGTCGACGGCTACGAATGTGGAGCGGAGGGCTTCATGGCGAGCAAATATCGTATTGAGACTGCGGCGAAGCGACATGCAATCCAGATCACCACGCAGCCGTAGCCCTGCAGGAACGTGATAGGCCGCGCTCACCCCTTCAAACTGGCTTAGAAACCAGAGCCTCTGTTGTGCATATGACAGGGGCAGATGCTCCTCAAGACGCAAGGGTGTGATCGGAAGAAGCAGTTCAGGATCGTTACGAGAGCACCTTTCTGTGATAGCAGTAGCCAGCCGGGCTGGGGTAGGGTAAGAAAACAAGTCTGTAAGTTGTAGCTCAATCCCAATTACTTGCGCCACGCGACTGAGCAAGCGTACGGCGAGTAGCGAATGGCCGCCGAGCTCGAAAAAATTATCGTTGCGACCGACGCGATCGAGGTGGAGCAGTTCCTTCCAGATCTCTGCCAGCGCAATCTCGGTCTCTCCTTGCGGCTGCTCATAATCATGGGCGGCATAGACCCCGTTCTCCGGAGCCGGCAGTGCTTTACGGTCGAGCTTGCCATTGGGCGTCAGTGGCAGGGTTTCGAGATGCACGAATGCCGCAGGCACCATATACTCCGGCAGCAGCACCGACAGATGCTCCCGCAACTGTTCGGCCGTAAGGCCGGCTGGATCCGAAGCGGTGGTGTAGTAGGCGATCAGGCGCTTGTCGCCCGATGTGTCCTCCCGGGCTATGACAACGGTCTGTTCTACAAGCGGATGGTCAGCCAGCCGCGCTTCGATCTCCCCCAACTCGATGCGAAAGCCACGGATCTTCACCTGCTGATCATTTCGCCCGAGAAACTCAAGGTTGCCGTCCGGCAGGTAACGAGCTAGATCGCCGGTACGGTACATGCGCGCTCCCGGCTCATCGCAGAACGGATCGTCCAGGAAGCGCTCCGTTGTCAACTCCGGGCGGTTGAGATACCCGCGCGCCACGCCTGCCCCGCCGATGTACATCTCGCCTACCGCACCCAGAGGTACTGGCTGCTGCCGGTTGTCCAGCAGATAGATGCGGAGGTCTGCCAAACGTATTCCGATCGGACTCGCCGATGCTGCCGTGTCACTGGAGGCTAGTGGTCGATAGGTCACATGCACGGTTGTCTCTGTGATGCCGTACATGTTCACCAGCAGCGGCTGGCTCTCGGACCTGCGCCAGTACCAGGACCGAAGTATCGTCGGATCGAGAGCTTCGCCGCCGAAGATTACATAGCGCAGACGGTCCGAAAGACTGCTCTCGGCCTCGGCTTCCATCAGCATCCGGAAGGCGCTAGGAGTCTGGTTCAGTACCGTGACCTGCTGTTCGCATACAAGACGATAGAAATCCCGGCTCGATCGCGCCATCTCATAGGGCACGATGACCAGTCGGCCGCCGTAGCGCAGTGCTCCCCAAATCTCCCATACCGAGAAGTCGAAAGCGAAGGAGTGGAAAAGGCACCACACGTCCTGGTCGCTAAACCCGTAGCTGTTCTGTGTCACTTCGAACAGGCGCGTGATCTGCGCATGCTCGACCATCACGCCCTTCGGCGTGCCGGTCGAACCCGATGTGTAGATCACATAGGCAAGATGACGCGAGGTCAGGCCTGCCACTTCTGGGTCCGTCTCCGGCTGAGATGACCAGACGGGCCGTAGAGCATCGAGTTCGACTACTACGAGACCTTGTGTGGCTTCGCTTACCAGAACCTCACGTCCCAACTTATCGCAGAGCAACAGGCGTGGCGCGGCATCACTCAGGATCTGGGAGAGCCGCTCGGAGGCATAGGCAAGATCGAGGGGTACATAGGCACCACCGGCTTTCAGAATGGCCATAAGGCAAACGAGCATAGACACACCGCGGTCCGCGCAGATGGCAACACGGTCATCCGGCTCAACACCCAACTCGATCAGGTAATGCGCCAGGCAATTCGCTTGGCGATTCAACTGCGTGTAGCTCAGAGACTCTCCGCCGAAGACCACCGCCACGGCCTCAGGGCTTTTACGAACCTGCTCTTCGAACATCTGATGAATGCAGCGCCCGTCCAGAGATGGAGCTGGCGTTTGGTTCCACGCCTCCAGCAGCAACTTCCTCTCCATGACAGATATAAGAGAAAGGGCGCCAACTGGCAGTGCATCATTAGTTTGTTCAAGAACTTCCTCCAACAACCTGGAAATAGCCCGGGAACTTCGGTTGATTTCCAATTCATCGATTATGTTTGGAGCATACGACCATCGAAACATTCCGCTCGGGTGAACCTGCAAAATGAGTGGGATCTCATCCAGACTTGCTGAATCCGGGCTGTCTCCGTCGCATTCCTCTACCACTTCGATCCCTACATTCCAAGGAACGATGTACCTTCCCGACGGTCTTAGCTCTGGGTCACGAGCTATGAGATCTGAAGAGTATGTGAAATGCTGCTGAACTTTTTCGATTTCCTCGACGATCTTCTGTAAGGCTTCACCGAAACCAAGATTCATATCGATTTCAATTTCGAAGGGAACATACGGTGCAAGCAGTCTCGACGTCCACTCGGGACCTGCAAGTGGGTTTCGCACTCTCCAACCAACATGCAGACGCGTATCTGCCGTTACCCGGCTGAGATAGATCAGCCATGCTGCGATCACGCATTCATGGTTTCCTGCTTGCGAATACTGCTCGAATGGGAAGAATTTCCAATTGCTGGCCATTCGCGGTCCCGGCGGTTCTTGGCCTCCTACACTCGAGGGCAGGGAAAGAGGCTGCACGTGCCGGAGTCTTTCGAGCCAAAAACTTTCATGTGGTTCTGTGTTCGACCCAATTTCAGCCAAAGTCTCTCGCTCTGGGTTGCTGAAGACAGGCAGTAGTGCCCCTTCAAAGAGCTGGCATGTTCTGGCCACGCGAATACAATCGAGGCGCTCTCCTGTTTGACTGATAAAACCGCCGACAGAAACGTTCTGTGTCCCCGTGGAGACATGCCATCTATCTGCCCCGATGCTCAAGAGGGTGCCGGGGGCGGATGTCGATCGCTCCTCCAATATTTCCAAGTCGGTTGCACAAACAATAACATCACTGTTCAGCACGATCTTTGGATACCGGCAGGCATTTGGGAGATACCCGCCTAAAATGAGTGCGCTCACGGTACGCGACAGCGACTCCGCGCTATCGTTCCAATAAAGGACACCGGGATCGCCCCTATTAGCTCGTCGGACGTAGATATTGTTCTCTAGCGCAACACCTGGTTCAGCACTGAGGCTCTCCACGCATTCGGAAACCAGTTGTTCAGGTTGATCAAGAAAAGCCTCCATTATTTGGAGAATCCTAGCTGAGTGAGCGCGCAATTCTGACACGCTGGTGGTGGCCTCGCGATCGCTCAGAAAGACTCTGTGAACATGTTCTCCGGTACAGTCCAGAATAGCGATTGTGAAGTCGCGCACACTACCGAGAGAAACAACTCTCCATGAGAATCGACATCCAGGAAAACTATTTGCTCCGTCGAAGTTCATCCAATTGATGGATGGACCGAACCATCCGTCTTGCATGATCTGGTTGTCGCGGCGAATCATCTCACCCCTGTAACGCTGGTGAGGCAACACTTGCCGGAGAACAGATCCAACATTCCGCGCAACATCGACAAGACGATCACCCGGTGCGAGCACGATGCGAAAGGGAAGCACGTTGGACGTCATAGAGGGGATGTCCTGTTCACCTTTACGTGCATTAGCAACAGGGAGACTAAACTGAAGCTCGGACTTCTTGACCAACATATGAAAATGGACTGCAACCACAGCCGCCCACATCTGCATAGGAGAAATACCTTGTTCTCGCGAACATGTGGTCACCCGCTGAAGATCTCGGAATGCAACATCATATCTCGCAATTTCATCTGTTTGGTCCGCAGCAGTGGCTACCTTGCGAGCAAGCCACCCAGGATAAAAGGATCGAGAAAGATACCGGCGCCAGAAATCCCTATCTCGGGCAATACTTGACTCTGCATATTGCATACCTACAGCTTGTTCGTGCAAGGAGTAGTGGTGTGGCGCAACCGGGTTTCCATTATTCAATTCTGTGTAGATCTCAGCTATCCGTCTTGCCAGGAGACCAAGGCTTCGTCCATCGATTATGATGTGGTGGTATCGTTGGTACCAATAGAACTGATTCTCAGCTATCTTTATCAATGCAAAAGTAAACAGGCACTCGCTCTCCGCCTTGTGAGCACGGGTCAGGTCCTGTTCAATCCACGTTAAAGCACAGTCTCTTGAATTCCTCGCGCCGCTGACGTCGATATTGATAAGGACGCTCTCCCTGAAGCGACGGGTGATGCGTTTCCGAAGTGTGCCTTCAGCGATTTCAAATCTAGTTCTTAATGCATCCGTTTCGTCGATCACGGCGTTGACTGCTTGCTCTAGAACCATCCCGTTGACATAGCCATCAACAATGGCATAAACAGCAACCGAATGATCGTCATTGCGGCCGGTCTCCTCGGCCAACCAAACCTCGCTTTCAGTTGGCGAGATTTCATACGCCGGAGCCTGTCTCGCATCCTGATCTTCCATCATGGTGTTATTCCGTACTGCGTTGCCAGCGGATCAGTAAAAGTTTGGAATGCATCCCCCGCGATTCGATCGGGGGCGCCGAGCGACGCTGTCGTAAATAGCTGCTCGTCAGATAAAGTTGTGAGATTTGGGAACAGGCTGCCTGGAAAGGTTAAGCTAGTGCAGCATGGAGTTGTTAAATGAGTTCAGTCTAAGATTGAGTTGTGGGATTGGGATACTGCACCCCGCATGCTAATGGGGTCCACGATAGTGGACAGATTATTGCAGTTTAAGCCGCACCACTCTTGCTGGGCATTTATACAAGACCGGACTTTTTACAGCAGAAGGTTGCTGATTGTAGCCTGGCTCTGCAGGTAACACGTGCCACTGTTACGGTAACAATGTGCGCTGTGGTTTTTGGGACGATTACGCCATATGGACTCAAACATGATCATAACGTTGCTCTTGAATGCTAATGCCTTCCTTGTTCATTCCTCCCGCAGTGCCTTATTAGGGTCAATCCGAGCGACTCTAAAAGCGGGTATTGTGCTCGCAAGAGCGGATACGGCTGCAATTGTAAGTACCACCGATAGAAAAGTTGCGCTGTCATATACTTGAACACCGTAGAGAAAACTCTGTAGGACACGCAGGACCCCTGCGCAAACAAACAATCCTAGAATCAATCCCGCGGCCGCAGCAATCACTCCTGATTTGGCGGCATAGATCATCGCTTCTCGAACTGTCGAACCGAGCGCAAGGCGAATGCCAATTTCTCTGGACCTCTCCGCTACCATATGAGCAACAAGCGCAAAAATCCCGATCGCGCTAAGCAATAAAGCGAGACCAGCCATTGTCGAAAGCAGAGCGACTTCGATTCGTTGCATCGCCAAGGTTTTCGCTTGCAGATCGCTCATGCTGTAAAAGCCGGAGAATGGAAGCCCTGGATCGACACTCGCCAAAGCGCGCTGCATCTGAGCAGTCAGGTCATCACCCGGATGAGCGCTTCGAACGATCCAACTTGGTTGAATCCATGTGTGCACCATAGAAAGCAACTTGGCATCGTCAACCTGGACATAGGGAACATAGATCGTTTCTTGATCCGTTAAAGGAGCTGCATCTGTAACCAAGTGAGTCGCTGAAGACAATACAGTGTCTGCAACGACACCGACAACCATCGCATTCTTGTTATTGTTTTCAAGCTGACGGCCCACCGCGTTTGCTTCATGGAAAAACTTCCGCGCAAAGGTCTCGTTGATCACCACAACGTGTTGCGTGCTCGGTCCGTCCGAATTCGTAAAAACTCGACCAGCCAGCAATGGAATTTGTAGGGTCTTGAAATAATCAGCGGTAACAAACACCTCATTGGTCGTAACCTGATCCCCCGCTTGCTTGCCATCGCTGAGGGTAACTCCATCCAGCAATGCGCGCTCATAAGGTAAGGTCAAACCGACTGCTGCGCTTTCGACTCCGGGAATATTCTGCATTGCGGTGAGGCTTTCGCGGAACAACGTTTGCAAAGCCCTGGGGTCTTGATACCGGACGTTGTCCAAAGATGCCTGCGCAGTGATCACCCCATTAGGATTGAATCCCGGCGACATAGTTTCAAGATGGACTAGCGTGTGAATCAGCAGTCCTGCGGCGGCCAACAGTAGAACCGTCAACGCAACTTCTCCCGCGATCAATCCCTGCCGTAGGCGTGCACGCCCCGTCCCGATGACCGAACGGTTGCCGATAGACGAGCGCAGGTCAACCTTGTTTGTGGCAAAAGCTGGGAGCATACCAAAGAGAATGCTGGTTAGCAACGAAAGCAGCAATGTGAAGGCCAAGACTCGACCATCGAGAGGCACATGCTGCACAGGCAGAAAATGTTCTGGAAGCATCTTCAGTAACGACCTTAGCGCAATAAAACCGAGCCCGATTCCTGCGGAACCTCCTATTAAAGCAACCAACAAATTTTCAATCCAAAGTTGTCTTTGAATCCGCCAACGCGACGCACCAAGCGCCATGCGGGTAGCGATCTCTCCCGTGCGGCGTAACATCCGCACCAAGGCGAGTCCCGCAAGATTGGCGCATGCGATCAGCAGTACAAGGCCGGACGCTAGCATGAGGGCTAGAACTTGAGGACGGAGTGTCTGGGTTTGCGCTTGTTGCAGGGGCATCCAGTAATAGGTCCGCTTCTCATCGGGGTTGCTTCTTGCGAATTCCAAAGTCTGATGACTTTGGTACAGAGCGCGCTCGATCTGACTATTTGCCTCTTGCCAAGTGAAACCATTACGTAGCAGCACGGTAGCGAGGAAATTAGTCGTCTGCCCTTCACCATCGCGGCTCGGTTGAAGGTCTGTGTATATGTCGGCATCCAAAGGAGTGGTTGCATGCTCAGGCAACACCCCGACAACCGTATATGGTTCTCCTTTTAGAAGAACGACTTGTCCCAGGACATGCTGGTCTTTACCAAATGCCGTACGCCACAGCGAGTAGCTCAGAATGGCAACTCTGGGACCATTAGGAAGATCGTCTTCGGCAGTGAAATTTTGACCAAGCGCAGGCTGAATGCCTAAGACGTCAAAATAACGCGCTGAAATCCGTCCGGAATGTAGATATTGAGCATGGGAGGCTGTCTGAAGGACCACACCGGCGGGATGAATTGCTGAAACAGCCGAAAGCACGGAGGGCACATTGTCACGTAATAGCTCCCATTGCTCTCCGTCTATAGTTCTTCGCTCGTCAGAAGGATGAGAGCCTGTGGTCCGAGCGTAGAGAGTCCCAATGCGCTGCGGTTGAACGTACGGAAGGTTGTTCAGTAGGAGTGCGTTCACAACGGAAAAAATCGCGGTATTCGCCCCGATACCTAACGCCAACGTCAGACAGGCTACTAAAACAAACCCAGGAGACCTGCTAACCTGCCGCAACGCAAGCTTTGCGTCACCAAGGAGGCTATCCCATCGCGGCCACAGCCAGACTTCGCGGCTGCGCTCCTCGATTACAGCGACATTGCCGAACTCGCGACGTGCGACTCGCTCCGCCTGCTCCCGTGTCATGCCGCGATCCATAAGATCGGCAATTTTTTCATCGAGATGTTCACGGATGGGTTCTGAAAGCTCTTGATAGCGACTGCGGTGAGAGAACAACTGTCGGAGCCAGCTCATAAGACCTCCTACTCTCCTGCCAATGCGAGCACGCGGGTAATTCCAGCAAACATTTTCTCTACGCTCGCAATCTCCTGTTCCAAATGCTTTTTGCCTACCTCGGTCACTTTGAAAACTCGTACCGGGCGGTTTCTAGCCGAAAGGCCCATCTCAGTTTCCAGCCAGCCAACCTTCAACATTCGTTGAAGAGCTGGATACAAAGAGCCTTCCTCAATTCGAAGATAGTCTTCCGAAATTTCCTTGAGCCTCTGAGCAAGCGCATAGCCGTGCATCGACCTCCAACTCAAGCTCTTCAGGATCATCAGTTCCAATGCGCCCGGAAAGAGATCACGGTATTCAGGTTTCTTCCTCATGCTATCGAAATTAGTATATTGCAAATACTATATAAATGGTAGTACGCATTGCCGGGCTCACGCAACAGCGGGACGCGGCACGGTTTGCGTGGCCCTTGCGGAAGTGCAATTCGCACTCGCAGCACACAAATAAGAGACCAGATCTGTGTTCCGGAGGAGATCAGCACATCAGAGGGTCGCTAGCTGCAGCTGATGTTCTCAAAACTTGAGCATAAAACGGCCCGCGGCCGCCGCTGAAATACACCGTGACCTGGTATGGGTAGCATAGTCGTGCAGAATCGTGCCAAGGGGTCGGCCCACATTCGTCAGATCCGCATATGCGCCGTCGGATTATGGGCGGCGCTCATCTCTTGCACTTTCTGGACGATTCAATGGAGCGCAGCTCCCACGTCAAAGAGTCGAGCGACTACGTTTTGAACGGGGGTTGCGAGCGCGGCTACATATCCCTCTGCGGTTGGAAATTCGAGCCCGAATATCCTCCTGCGAGGATGATGGCCTGGGCAGCTGATTTCCGACCTGCCTGGCCCTTCGAAGGACACTTGGACATCTCGTGGCGCGATAGATAAACCGCATCCCATTTGCTTCAAGAATGCCTCCTTGTGCACCCAATAGCGACAAAATGCATGCCGTCGTTGCTGGACCTCCAGAGCAAGAACGTCACCTACTTCAGCCTCTGCCAGGATATCCATGCAGATAGGAGTGACGTCGCCAAGATAATTCAGGCACTCAACGTCCACACCTATTTCCTCTCCCTCGCAGATGGCAATCACAATAATGTCAATCGAATGCGAAATGTTGAACGCTATTCGTCGTGATGTGTGCGGCGTCGAAGCTACACTGGGCTTTCCCTGATGCCCATAACAAAACATCACACTTGCCGGCCGTATACCGCAATAGCTTCCTAGAATCATCCGCAGAAGCGCGCGACCGACGAGGAATTCTTGCTTTTTCCCGGAAGGTCGAAACCGGTCGACTCGATCCAACTCTTCACGAGATAGAAGACTCTCCGGGTCGTTCAATATTGGAGCCAACAACGGAACAGCAGCACTCCATACATGCACCGATCCAGATTCGAACGGTATTTGGAGTTTGCAAATCTGACGTGCCAAATAATGAGCGTTCATTTCACCGTGCACATACCGCCAACTTTGTCTGGGAAGATCTGGAACGGATCGATAAAGCTTCAACACTTTACTCTCCCAACGCGAGTTCTGATGCGGAGACTTTGATCGAAAGAAACCTTAAACCGCTTCACCGAGATGACGAGGCGGCAATGCTCCTTTTATCGAGACACAATGCCAACTATTCCCTTAAGCGAGCCAGAGATGCCAATGACTTTTTCGCTTATCGCCAGATGTGGAACGGATATCGTCGACCTTCCGGATAGCAGCGCTTGCTGAATAGCCGCGATGTCTTCGTCTGACGTAGGACATGCGCATTCACCGAAAGACACGATCTTCTGGACGCCCGGAGTGCTAAGAACAGCTTGAATTACAAGCGCTTCGTCCTGCATAAAACATACGTCGGAAATAATGGCTGTTCATCACTTTATTCCGGTCCGACCATTGTCGTCGCGTAACAGTCTTGGGAAGAAAGTGCTCCTGGCCTTTGTGGTGAAGCAATGTAGCTATCCTATCGTCGTGACGAGGCCTGCACGGCGAGCCATCGGATTTGTTCAAGTGGTAACAATCGATGCCTCTTTGTCAACGTGCCGAGACGGGTTTCTCGATTTGCCATTTAAGGCAGCATTCCAGAGGGCGTTGCCAGTCGTGTTCCTAATCTGAGGACTGCTTACGCAATCTGTTCGAACGGAGC from Edaphobacter dinghuensis includes:
- a CDS encoding non-ribosomal peptide synthetase, translated to MMEDQDARQAPAYEISPTESEVWLAEETGRNDDHSVAVYAIVDGYVNGMVLEQAVNAVIDETDALRTRFEIAEGTLRKRITRRFRESVLINIDVSGARNSRDCALTWIEQDLTRAHKAESECLFTFALIKIAENQFYWYQRYHHIIIDGRSLGLLARRIAEIYTELNNGNPVAPHHYSLHEQAVGMQYAESSIARDRDFWRRYLSRSFYPGWLARKVATAADQTDEIARYDVAFRDLQRVTTCSREQGISPMQMWAAVVAVHFHMLVKKSELQFSLPVANARKGEQDIPSMTSNVLPFRIVLAPGDRLVDVARNVGSVLRQVLPHQRYRGEMIRRDNQIMQDGWFGPSINWMNFDGANSFPGCRFSWRVVSLGSVRDFTIAILDCTGEHVHRVFLSDREATTSVSELRAHSARILQIMEAFLDQPEQLVSECVESLSAEPGVALENNIYVRRANRGDPGVLYWNDSAESLSRTVSALILGGYLPNACRYPKIVLNSDVIVCATDLEILEERSTSAPGTLLSIGADRWHVSTGTQNVSVGGFISQTGERLDCIRVARTCQLFEGALLPVFSNPERETLAEIGSNTEPHESFWLERLRHVQPLSLPSSVGGQEPPGPRMASNWKFFPFEQYSQAGNHECVIAAWLIYLSRVTADTRLHVGWRVRNPLAGPEWTSRLLAPYVPFEIEIDMNLGFGEALQKIVEEIEKVQQHFTYSSDLIARDPELRPSGRYIVPWNVGIEVVEECDGDSPDSASLDEIPLILQVHPSGMFRWSYAPNIIDELEINRSSRAISRLLEEVLEQTNDALPVGALSLISVMERKLLLEAWNQTPAPSLDGRCIHQMFEEQVRKSPEAVAVVFGGESLSYTQLNRQANCLAHYLIELGVEPDDRVAICADRGVSMLVCLMAILKAGGAYVPLDLAYASERLSQILSDAAPRLLLCDKLGREVLVSEATQGLVVVELDALRPVWSSQPETDPEVAGLTSRHLAYVIYTSGSTGTPKGVMVEHAQITRLFEVTQNSYGFSDQDVWCLFHSFAFDFSVWEIWGALRYGGRLVIVPYEMARSSRDFYRLVCEQQVTVLNQTPSAFRMLMEAEAESSLSDRLRYVIFGGEALDPTILRSWYWRRSESQPLLVNMYGITETTVHVTYRPLASSDTAASASPIGIRLADLRIYLLDNRQQPVPLGAVGEMYIGGAGVARGYLNRPELTTERFLDDPFCDEPGARMYRTGDLARYLPDGNLEFLGRNDQQVKIRGFRIELGEIEARLADHPLVEQTVVIAREDTSGDKRLIAYYTTASDPAGLTAEQLREHLSVLLPEYMVPAAFVHLETLPLTPNGKLDRKALPAPENGVYAAHDYEQPQGETEIALAEIWKELLHLDRVGRNDNFFELGGHSLLAVRLLSRVAQVIGIELQLTDLFSYPTPARLATAITERCSRNDPELLLPITPLRLEEHLPLSYAQQRLWFLSQFEGVSAAYHVPAGLRLRGDLDCMSLRRSLNTIFARHEALRSTFVAVDGHPEVFLLSNKASVPFIQIDLRTATNMKRRLEALCREQIDTPFDLSRGPMVRACLVRLGDREHVLILVQHHIVSDGWSLGIFCRELSTLYTAYLNGKPDPLSPLEIQYPDYAAWQRKWLAGKRLEKQVTYWKKTLSDAPPLLELPTDRPRPPQQSFAGAQLTVRIDAELTKALKALSAKHGATLFMTLLTAWAAVLSRLSGQDDLVIGTPVANRRHVQVENLIGFFVNTLALRIDLSGNPTVEQLLLRVRTATLEAQDHQDLPFEQVVEIINPPRRLDRAPIFQVMLVSQEEPGSLLSIPNLELQVDDLSAYTAKFDLELDISEEGDEVVGTLRYSTLLFDELTMKRHAAYLYTILGRMVADSGQVVGSIDLLSPEESHLLVVTQNETAVPYPKDSCIHQLIEEQARTTPEAIAVVIGDRFLSYAELNRQANCLAHYLIEQGVRPDDRVAVCIDRGLSLIVGLLAVLKAGGAYMPLDPGYPSDRLAYVLADAQPGVLLCDAIGWEILGSGSGNETVMVDVDNSRPVWSQLSPTNPDVAGLTSRHLAYVIYTSGSTGTPKGVMVEHRSLSNHIHWQAQAFTFTAEDIFLQRTAISFDASVWEIWTPLAIGARLILLPSDLQRDPVGIATTIAKNHVTVAQFVPSLLEATLRSGTFQCRYLFCGGEPLSAALVQEAQRYTSEGVVNLYGPTETTIDATCWHFRNQTVPEVIPIGRPIANTRIYLMDSERQLVPLGAVGELYIGGAGVARGYLNRPDLTSERFLPDPFSAETGARIYRTGDLARYLSDGNLEFLGRNDHQVKIRGFRIELGEIEARLAEYPLVKQALVIAREDVPGNKRLVAYYTGDASVTAEQLRTHLAELLPEYMVPAAFAHLNALPLAPNGKLDRKALPAPEGDAYAAHAYEPPQGEAETVLAEIWKELLHVERVGRNDNFFELGGHSLLAVRLQAHVQKRLNLELSLAHIFGSNTLSALAQIIAASLADAVPDDLQTITATPRSAPLPLSFAQQRLWFLSQFENLNASYHIAALLQLDGDLDHSSLQSSLSTIFARHEALRSTFITIGGEPFVKLLPQEKEFILPEYDLREFAAQATRFRALCEEQFRTPFDLATGPMVRACLVHLRDQEHVLILVMHHIVSDGWSMGFLVRELNVLYTAYLNGEPNPLPPLEIQYPDYAAWQRLWLTGERLETQVDYWKKALADAPPLLDLPTDRPRPLQQSFAGAQIPVRIDAELTKALKALSTKHGTTLFMTLLAAWAAVLSRLSGQEDLVIGTPVANRRHIQVENLIGFFVNTLALRIDLSGNPTVEELLRRVRIATLEAQDHQDLPFEQVVEIINPPRRLDHTPIFQVMFAWRNEETNIPQLPRVHASLLDSSYVNSRYGLELDLAEDSGMIVGTLTYASALFDEVTTERQIGYLQVVLQAMVADTRQEVDSINLLSAEERDLLHERWNSTTTRYPSNLCIHQLFEEQAAKSPDATAVLWQNGSLTYEELNRRANRLAHHLVELGVRPDDPVAICMDRSPEMVVSLLATLKAGAAYMPLDPAHPPERIVQVLEDAEPRILLCDGTGQKALEGKATRNILLLNLDSGSPAWSHQPEVDPHVSSLTSRHLAYVIYTSGSTGTPKGVMNEHRGVVNRLVWMQETYKLRPDDVVLQKTSFSFDVSVWEFFWTLMTGATLALAPPGAQADPDRLIELICEWNVSIVHFVPSLLDIFMHTPNVGRCTSLRQLICSGEALQTVQLKACLEQLPAMQVDNLYGPTEAAIDVTAWACPPEFDSIIVPIGRPIANIAIYLLDHRRQPVPLGAVGEMYIGGVGVARGYLNRPELTAERFLADPFCNDAGARMYRTGDLARYLPDGNLEFLGRNDQQVKLRGFRIELGEIEARLVEYPHLEQAVVVAREEKPGDKRLVAYYSGAESLSAERLRNHLASKLPEYMVPSAFVRLDALPLTPNGKIDRKALPAPEGDAYATRAYEPPQGETETAVAEIWKELLHTDRIGRNDNFFELGGHSLLAVRLLSRLQARFELKIDLSTLFENPQLAPFSKRVLIASIDQEFHSTDFRDLLPKDC
- a CDS encoding ABC transporter permease, with the translated sequence MSWLRQLFSHRSRYQELSEPIREHLDEKIADLMDRGMTREQAERVARREFGNVAVIEERSREVWLWPRWDSLLGDAKLALRQVSRSPGFVLVACLTLALGIGANTAIFSVVNALLLNNLPYVQPQRIGTLYARTTGSHPSDERRTIDGEQWELLRDNVPSVLSAVSAIHPAGVVLQTASHAQYLHSGRISARYFDVLGIQPALGQNFTAEDDLPNGPRVAILSYSLWRTAFGKDQHVLGQVVLLKGEPYTVVGVLPEHATTPLDADIYTDLQPSRDGEGQTTNFLATVLLRNGFTWQEANSQIERALYQSHQTLEFARSNPDEKRTYYWMPLQQAQTQTLRPQVLALMLASGLVLLIACANLAGLALVRMLRRTGEIATRMALGASRWRIQRQLWIENLLVALIGGSAGIGLGFIALRSLLKMLPEHFLPVQHVPLDGRVLAFTLLLSLLTSILFGMLPAFATNKVDLRSSIGNRSVIGTGRARLRQGLIAGEVALTVLLLAAAGLLIHTLVHLETMSPGFNPNGVITAQASLDNVRYQDPRALQTLFRESLTAMQNIPGVESAAVGLTLPYERALLDGVTLSDGKQAGDQVTTNEVFVTADYFKTLQIPLLAGRVFTNSDGPSTQHVVVINETFARKFFHEANAVGRQLENNNKNAMVVGVVADTVLSSATHLVTDAAPLTDQETIYVPYVQVDDAKLLSMVHTWIQPSWIVRSAHPGDDLTAQMQRALASVDPGLPFSGFYSMSDLQAKTLAMQRIEVALLSTMAGLALLLSAIGIFALVAHMVAERSREIGIRLALGSTVREAMIYAAKSGVIAAAAGLILGLFVCAGVLRVLQSFLYGVQVYDSATFLSVVLTIAAVSALASTIPAFRVARIDPNKALREE
- a CDS encoding PadR family transcriptional regulator gives rise to the protein MRKKPEYRDLFPGALELMILKSLSWRSMHGYALAQRLKEISEDYLRIEEGSLYPALQRMLKVGWLETEMGLSARNRPVRVFKVTEVGKKHLEQEIASVEKMFAGITRVLALAGE